In the Schaalia hyovaginalis genome, GCGCCGAAATATTCTGACGCAGCGTCCTTAAATTCTCGCCGAGGTGCGTGAAATTGAATTCCCCGCACCCCGGGGGGCTATTCTGCCAGGGTGATCCATGACGAAACCGGAATGCGCTTGAGACTCGGCACCCGCGGCTCCGCCCTCGCCCTCGCGCAATCGGGGATGATCGCCCGGCGAGTCGAAGAAGCGGGACGAGCCCGCGGACTCGCCCTCGAGGTGGAACTCGTCAGGATCACGACGAAGGGCGACATCGACCGCTCCCCGCTCGTCGCCCTCGGCGGGACGGGCGTCTTCGTCGCCCGCCTGCGCGAGGCCCTGGCGAAGGGTGAATGCGAGCTCGCGGTCCACTCCTGCAAGGACCTCCCCTCCGGCGAGGTCGAGGGCCTCACCCTCGCGGCCCTGCCGACGCGCGAGGACCCCCGCGACGCGCTCTGCTCGCGCACCGGCGCGACTCTCGCCCAGCTCCCGGCCGGCGCGCGCGTCGGCACCGGCTCTCCGCGGCGCAGCGCCGCGATTCTCGCTGCGCGCCCCGACCTCGAGCTCGTCGACATCCGCGGGAACGTCCCCACCCGGCTGGCGCGCCTGGACGAGGACCTCGACGCCGTGGTCCTGGCCGTCGCGGGCCTCAAGCGCCTTGGCCTTGCGGATCGGATCTCGCAGGTCCTCGATGCGCGCGAGGTCGTGCCGGCTCCGGCGCAGGGGGCCCTCGCGATCGAGACCCGCTCCGACGCGGACCCGGTCCTCCTCGAAGTGCTCACCGCCCTCGACGATCCGGCGACCCGCCTCGCCGTCACCGCCGAGCGCGCCCTCATGAACTCCCTCGGAGCCGGATGCGCGGCCCCGGTCGGGGCTCTCGCCCGGATGGAGGGGGAGAGCCTCGTCCTCGAGTCCTCGGTGCGTTCCGCCGATGGGCGCCGGGGGCTGCGACTGAGCGAGACGATCCGACTCGCCGCATCGGAAGGGCTCGGCGGCCGGGTCGAGGCCGCGCGCGGCCTCGGCGTCCGCCTCGCCCGCGCCCTCATCGACGCCGGGGCCGCGGGGATCACCGATCTGCACGCCTCGAAGTCTCCTCATCCCTCCCCTCACGCGGGTCCCGGCCCCGCCGCCGCGGCGAGCGATGCTCCGGGCGGGACTTCATTCGGGGCCGCTCGATGACGCCCGCCCCTCGCGTCCTGCTCACGCGCGCCCACTCGCCCTCGACCCCCGACTCCTTCGGACTCTCGATCGAAGCCCTCGGGGTCGAGGTCGTGCCGGCCCCGCTCACGCGCACCCGCGTCGACGAGGAGGAGCGGCGCCGGGCGCTGCACGATCTCGCGGGGATCAAGGCCCTCGGCCCCCTTGCCGGCCGCCCCGGGGCCCCCGAGGCCTGGATCCTCCTCACCTCGCCCCGGACGATCCGGGTCCTCGCGGGGGATGCGCCCGAATCCCTCGGGCGCATCCTCGGGGCCGCCCGCGAGTGCGGCGCCCGAATCGGGGCGGTCGGCGAGGCGACGGCCCGCGCGGTGAGCGGGCTCGGAATCGAATGCGACCTCATCGGACGCGGGACCGGCGCCGACCTCGCCCGAGCGCTCGGGCGGCCCGGACCCGGATCAGCCGCCCGGGGCGCGCCTGCGAAGATCCTCCTGCCGCGTTCGGCCTCGGGGGATTCGTCCCTTGTGGCCGTGCTCGCGCAAGCGGGCTGGCGGGTAGTCGAACGCCCGATCTACGACACCCTCCCCCTCGACGGCGCGCCGGATGACCGCGTGCGCGCCGCCTGGGCCGATCCCGGTCTTCTCGCAGCCGTCATCACGGCGCCCTCCTCCCTGCGCGCCCTCCTCCGCCTGCTCGGGCCCGCCCGGCGCGGCCTCCCCCTCGTCGCCCTCGGCCGGACCAGCGCCGCCGCCTGCGCCGAGCTCGCCCCCGAGTCGCCCCTCTTCACAGCGGGCGCGCCGACCCCGAACGCCGTCGCCGACGCGCTCTCCGCCCTGCTCCCCGCCCGCCGCAACACCCGATCCGAGGAACGCCGATGACCGCCTTCCCCCGCGTCCGCCCCCGCCGCCTGCGCACGACCCCCGCGATGCGCGGGCTCGTCCGCGAGACCCGACTCGATCCCGGCCAGCTCATCGCGCCCGTCTTCGTCCGCGAGGACATCGCCGCGCCCGTTCCCATCTCCTCGATGCCCGGCCAGTTCCAGTTCGACCTGGACTCGCTGCGCCGCTACGCCGCGCGCTGCGCCGAGGCCGGCCTGGGAGGCATCGATCTCTTCGGCGTTCCCGGAACCCGAGATGCGACGGGCTCGGCGGCCCTCGCCGCCGAAGGGATCCTCAATCGCGGGATCGCGGCCGTGCGCGAGGAGGTCGGCGACGCGCTCGTCGTCATCGCCGACACCTGCCTCGATGAGTTCACCGACCACGGGCACTGCGGCGTCCTCGACGAGGAGGGCCGGGTCGACAACGACGCGACCCTGGAGCTCTACGCCCAGATGGCGCTCGCGCAGGCGAGGGCGGGCACGCACATGGTCTCGCCCTCGGGGATGATGGACGGCCAGGTCGGAGTGATCCGCGACGCCCTGGACGCGGAGGGATTCGAGGAGGTCGCGATCCTCGCCTACTCCGCGAAGTACGCTTCCGCCTTCTACGGGCCCTTCCGCGAGGCGGTCGCCTCGACCCTGCGCGGTGATCGGCGCAGCTACCAGCAGGATCCGGCGAACCTGCGCGAGGGCGTGCGCGAGGCGCTGCTCGACGTCGAGGAGGGCGCCGACATCGTCATGGTCAAGCCCGCGCTGTCCTCGCTCGACGTCATCGCCGCGGTCGCCGCGGTCAGTCCCGTGCCGGTCGCCGCCTACCAGGTGTCCGGCGAGTACGCGATGGTCGAGGCGGCGGCAGAGCGGGGGTGGATCGCCCGGGAGGCCGTCATCGAGGAGACGCTCACCGCGATCCGGCGCGCCGGAGCCGACCTCATCCTCAGCTACTGGGCGCTCGAAGTC is a window encoding:
- the hemC gene encoding hydroxymethylbilane synthase yields the protein MRLRLGTRGSALALAQSGMIARRVEEAGRARGLALEVELVRITTKGDIDRSPLVALGGTGVFVARLREALAKGECELAVHSCKDLPSGEVEGLTLAALPTREDPRDALCSRTGATLAQLPAGARVGTGSPRRSAAILAARPDLELVDIRGNVPTRLARLDEDLDAVVLAVAGLKRLGLADRISQVLDAREVVPAPAQGALAIETRSDADPVLLEVLTALDDPATRLAVTAERALMNSLGAGCAAPVGALARMEGESLVLESSVRSADGRRGLRLSETIRLAASEGLGGRVEAARGLGVRLARALIDAGAAGITDLHASKSPHPSPHAGPGPAAAASDAPGGTSFGAAR
- a CDS encoding uroporphyrinogen-III synthase, with amino-acid sequence MTPAPRVLLTRAHSPSTPDSFGLSIEALGVEVVPAPLTRTRVDEEERRRALHDLAGIKALGPLAGRPGAPEAWILLTSPRTIRVLAGDAPESLGRILGAARECGARIGAVGEATARAVSGLGIECDLIGRGTGADLARALGRPGPGSAARGAPAKILLPRSASGDSSLVAVLAQAGWRVVERPIYDTLPLDGAPDDRVRAAWADPGLLAAVITAPSSLRALLRLLGPARRGLPLVALGRTSAAACAELAPESPLFTAGAPTPNAVADALSALLPARRNTRSEERR
- the hemB gene encoding porphobilinogen synthase, translated to MTAFPRVRPRRLRTTPAMRGLVRETRLDPGQLIAPVFVREDIAAPVPISSMPGQFQFDLDSLRRYAARCAEAGLGGIDLFGVPGTRDATGSAALAAEGILNRGIAAVREEVGDALVVIADTCLDEFTDHGHCGVLDEEGRVDNDATLELYAQMALAQARAGTHMVSPSGMMDGQVGVIRDALDAEGFEEVAILAYSAKYASAFYGPFREAVASTLRGDRRSYQQDPANLREGVREALLDVEEGADIVMVKPALSSLDVIAAVAAVSPVPVAAYQVSGEYAMVEAAAERGWIAREAVIEETLTAIRRAGADLILSYWALEVAEGRLSTP